A window of Flavobacterium branchiarum genomic DNA:
AGGAATGTACCTCAGTTTAGATGAAACTTCACTTTCCAATGGAGAACTCTATACTGTATTAACTAATAAAGCAGCTAAAGGAAAAAAAGGAGCTATAGTGGCTATTGTAAAAGGAACTAAGGCTGAAGTAATAATAGAGCTATTAAACAGAATACCTCCCTCTAGAAGAGACATGGTTAAAGAAGTAACTGTGGATATGGCTTCAAACATGAATTTAATAGTTAAAAAATGTTTCCCTAAATCTCGAATTGTCACTGATAGGTTTCATGTACAAAAACTAGCTACTCAAGCTGTTCAAGAGGAGCGAATAAAATTAAGATGGGAGATTATAGAACAAGAGAATATTCAATACGAAAGAAGTAAAAATACAGGAAAACCATACAGTCCAGAACTACTCTCAAACGGAGATACTAAAAAACAGCTTTTAGCACGCTCTAGATATGTATTGTTTAAAACTCCAAACAAATGGACGACTTCACAAGCCCTTAGAGCACAGCTATTATTTGAATTATATTTTTGCTTAACCCCAACTTTTACACTTGATCCAAGATTGAGGCAATACGGGATTCTTTAAAAACTGTCTTGCGTTAGTTTCTTGCGGAGATTCTTCGTGCCTCAGAAAGACAAGATTGTGTACGACAAAATTGGGCAAAAAAAAAGCCCTGTTTCGTTAGAAACAGGGCTTTAAAGAAAGGCGACGACATACTCTCCCACATAACTGCAGTACCATCTGCGCAGGCGGGCTTAACTACTCTGTTCGGGATGGGAAGAGGTGAGCCCCGCCGCAATAACCACCTTAAGGTCGTTAGTTGCTTTGGACAACTTTTCAATTGTTAATTATTAATTGTTGATTATTAATTATCAAGTGAACAATATCTTAACACACTGAGATAAAGAAAAAATATAATTTATTTAGAAAGTTTCTCCCCCACACCGTAGTGTGGGGAAAAGGGTGTACATAAGCTTACGGATTATTAGTACTACTCGACTATGACATTACTGCCTTTACATCTATAGCCTATCAACGTGGTCATCTCCCACGATCCTTAAAAGAAATCTCATCTTGTGGTGGGTTTCGCGCTTATATGCTTTCAGCGCTTATCCCTTCCAAACGTAGCTACTCTGCGGTGCTCCTGGCGGAACAACAGATACACTAGAGGTTTGTCCAATTCGGTCCTCTCGTACTAGAATCAGATCCACTCAAATTTCTTGCGCCCACAGTAGATAGAGACCGAACTGTCTCACGACGTTCTGAACCCAGCTCGCGTGCCACTTTAATGGGCGAACAGCCCAACCCTTGGGACCTTCTCCAGCCCCAGGATGTGACGAGCCGACATCGAGGTGCCAAACCCCCCCGTCGATATGAGCTCTTGGGGGAGATCAGCCTGTTATCCCCGGCGTACCTTTTATCCTTTGAGCGATGGCCCTTCCATGCGGAACCACCGGATCACTATGCTCTACTTTCGTACCTGATCGACCTGTATGTCTCTCAGTCAAGCTCCCTTATGCCATTGCACTCTACGCACGGTTACCAAGCGTACTGAGGGAACCTTTAGAAGCCTCCGTTACTCTTTTGGAGGCGACCACCCCAGTCAAACTACCCACCAAGCAATGTCCCCCGCAATCACGGGGTTAGGCCTCAGATAAACAAAGGGTTGTATTTCAACAATGACTCCACAACGCCTAGCGACGCCACTTCACAGTCTCCAACCTATCCTACACATCATTTATCCAAGGTCAATACTAAGCTATAGTAAAGGTGCACAGGGTCTTTTCGTCCCACTGCGGGTAAGCGGCATCTTCACCGCTACTACAATTTCACCGAGCTCATGGCTGAGACAGTGTCCAGATCGTTACACCATTCGTGCAGGTCGGAACTTACCCGACAAGGAATTTCGCTACCTTAGGACCGTTATAGTTACGGCCGCCGTTTACTGGGGCTTCAATTCAATGCTTCTCCGAAGATAACATCTCCTCTTAACCTTCCAGCACCGGGCAGGTGTCAGGCCCTATACTTCATCTTACGATTTTGCAGAGCCCTGTGTTTTTGATAAACAGTCGCCTGGACCTCTTCACTGCGGCCAGCATTGCTGCTGGCGACCTTTCTCCCGAAGTTACAGGTCTATTTTGCCTAATTCCTTAGCCATGAATCTCTCGAGCACCTTAGGATTCTCTCCTCAACTACCTGTGTCGGTTTACGGTACTGGTACTAATTACCTGAAGTTTAGAGGTTTTTCTTGGAAGCCCTTAGGCACACTATCTCTTCAACCGAAGTCTCCGAGTACTATCGTATTTCCCCAAGCCGTGTGGATTTGCCTGCACAGCTTATAGGTAGGTACTTCAACGAACTATTCCGTCAGTTCGCGGCGCTTTCATCACTCCGTCACCCCATCACAGTAATTAGTAGTACGGGAATATTAACCCGTTAGCCATCGACTGTCCCTTTCGGGTTCGCCTTAGGACCAGACTAACCCACAGCTGATTAGCATAGCTGTGGAAACCTTAGTTTTTCGGTGTGCGGGTTTCTCGCCCGCATTATCGTTACTTATGCCTACATTTTCTTTTCTAACCAGTCCAGCATACCTTACGATACACCTTCAACCCTGTTAGAATGCTCCCCTACCACTTACAGCATAGCTGTAAATCCATAGCTTCGGTAATATGTTTATGCCCGATTATTATCCATGCTCGTCCGCTCGACTAGTGAGCTGTTACGCACTCTTTAAATGAATGGCTGCTTCCAAGCCAACATCCTAGCTGTCTGGGCAGACAAACCTCGTTCTTTCAACTTAACATATATTTGGGGACCTTAGCTGATGGTCTGGGTTCTTTCCCTCTCGGACTTGGACCTTAGCACCCAAGCCCTCACTGTTGTGAAACATTATATAGCATTCGGAGTTTGTCAGGAATTGGTAGGCGGTGAAGCCCCCGCATCCAATCAGTAGCTCTACCTCTATATAACTTTATGCACAACGCTGCACCTAAATGCATTTCGGGGAGTACGAGCTATTTCCGAGTTTGATTGGCCTTTCACCCCTACCCACAGGTCATCCGAAGACTTTTCAACGTCAACCGGTTCGGTCCTCCACTGTGTGTTACCACAGCTTCAACCTGCCCATGGGTAGATCACACGGTTTCGCGTCTAACACTACTGACTAAAGCGCCCTATTCAGACTCGCTTTCGCTACGGATCCGTGGCTTAACCACTTATCCTTGCCAGCAACGTTAACTCGTAGGCTCATTATGCAAAAGGCACGCCGTCACCCCACGAAAGGGCTCCGACCGCTTGTAAGCGTATGGTTTCAGGATCTATTTCACTCCGTTATTCACGGTTCTTTTCACCTTTCCCTCACGGTACTGGTTCACTATCGGTCTCTCAGGAGTATTTAGCCTTAGCGGATGGTCCCGCCAAATTCAGACAGGGTTTCACGTGCCCCGCCCTACTCAGGATACCACTATCCTTTACACTCATTACCTATACGGGACTATCACCCTCTATGGTTCTACTTTCCAGTAGATTCTAATTCTTTGTGCAAGAAATCTCGTGGTCCTACAACCCCAATCATGCCGTAACATGGTTGGTTTGGGCTAATCCGCGTTCGCTCGCCACTACTTACGGAATCACTTTTGTTTTCTTCTCCTCCGCCTACTTAGATGTTTCAGTTCAGCGGGTTTGCCCACCTATCGGTGTACTATGTCTTCAACATAGTGGGTTGCCCCATTCAGGTATCTACGGATCAATTCGTGTGTGCCGATCCCCGTAGCTTTTCGCAGCTTATCACGCCTTTCATCGCCTCTGAGAGCCAAGGCATCCCCCATACGCCCTTATTTTGCTTATTGTACCAATCATAATTTAATATGACCGTTTTTTTTTGTTTTTATATTTTGTATTGTTACTCAATAAAAACGCTTTCTACTTTTTATTATTTTCTTATCTCAATATGTCAATGAACTTTTTCTTTTTAGATTAAGAAAATAGAGATTAGAGTATAGACTTAATCTATATTCTTTTTTTCTATATTCTATCTTCTTAAAGATAGTGGAGAATAACGGAGTCGAACCGTTGACCTCCTGCGTGCAAGGCAGGCGCTCTAGCCAGCTGAGCTAATCCCCCATTTTTAAAATGATGATGAATTATGAGTTATGAATTCGCTCATAAATGCTCAACTTCTAAAATTTCCTTTTATTTAAGTTTTAAATAGTAGTCCCGGGCAGACTCGAACTGCCGACCCCTACATTATCAGTGTAGTACTCTAACCAGCTGAGCTACGAGACTCTGTTTTACTTAAATTTATTATTTGAACTAACAGCAGAGTAATATAATCTTTAGAGATGAACCTTTAGTATCTTTCGTCTTCATTCCCTAGCGTGCATATAGCTAACACTAAGGCTCTAGAAAGGAGGTGTTCCAGCCGCACCTTCCGGTACGGCTACCTTGTTACGACTTAGCCCTAGTTACCAGTTTTACCCTAGGCAGCTCCTTGCGGTCACCGACTTCAGGCACCCCCAGCTTCCATGGCTTGACGGGCGGTGTGTACAAGGCCCGGGAACGTATTCACCGGATCATGGCTGATATCCGATTACTAGCGATTCCAGCTTCACGGAGTCGAGTTGCAGACTCCGATCCGAACTGTGACCGGTTTTATAGATTCGCTCCTGGTCGCCCAGTGGCTGCTCTCTGTACCGGCCATTGTAGCACGTGTGTAGCCCAAGGCGTAAGGGCCGTGATGATTTGACGTCATCCCCACCTTCCTCACAGTTTGCACTGGCAGTCTTGTTAGAGTTCCCGACATGACTCGCTGGCAACTAACAACAGGGGTTGCGCTCGTTATAGGACTTAACCTGACACCTCACGGCACGAGCTGACGACAACCATGCAGCACCTTGTAATTTGTCTTGCGAAAAATCTGTTTCCAAATCGGTCAAACTACATTTAAGCCTTGGTAAGGTTCCTCGCGTATCATCGAATTAAACCACATGCTCCACCGCTTGTGCGGGCCCCCGTCAATTCCTTTGAGTTTCATTCTTGCGAACGTACTCCCCAGGTGGGATACTTATCACTTTCGCTTAGCCACTGAGATTGCTCCCAACAGCTAGTATCCATCGTTTACGGCGTGGACTACCAGGGTATCTAATCCTGTTCGCTACCCACGCTTTCGTCCATCAGCGTCAATCAATTAGTAGTAACCTGCCTTCGCAATTGGTATTCCATGTAATCTCTAAGCATTTCACCGCTACACTACATATTCTAGTTACTTCCTAATAATTCAAGTTTAGCAGTATCAATGGCCGTTCCACCGTTGAGCGATGGGCTTTCACCACTGACTTACTAAACCGCCTACGGACCCTTTAAACCCAATGATTCCGGATAACGCTTGGATCCTCCGTATTACCGCGGCTGCTGGCACGGAGTTAGCCGATCCTTATTCTTACAGTACCGTCAAGCTGGTTCACGAACCAGGGTTTCTTCCTGTATAAAAGCAGTTTACAATCCATAGGACCGTCATCCTGCACGCGGCATGGCTGGATCAGGCTTGCGCCCATTGTCCAATATTCCTCACTGCTGCCTCCCGTAGGAGTCTGGTCCGTGTCTCAGTACCAGTGTGGGGGATCTCCCTCTCAGGACCCCTACCCATCGTAGCCTTGGTAAGCCGTTACCTTACCAACTAGCTAATGGGACGCATGCTCATCTTTTACCGTTGTGACTTTAATTGCTGAATGATGCCATTCTGCAATGCTATGAGGTATTAATCCAAATTTCTCTGGGCTATCCCTCTGTAAAAGGTAGATTGCATACGCGTTACGCACCCGTGCGCCGGTCTCTGCTCCCGAAGAAGCATACCCCTCGACTTGCATGTGTTAAGCCTGCCGCTAGCGTTCATCCTGAGCCAGGATCAAACTCTTCATCGTATATTTTTTATATTATATTGCGACTCAGATTCTATCGGTTATATTCAAATCTTGCGATTCTATTACTCTTTATTATTTGTTTCGAAATCTCTTTCGAAACGGCTGTCAATTCAATATGTCTAAGAACTTTCTCTTTATTTTTGTATCACTTGTTTCTCAAAGCGGGTGCAAAAGTAATGAACTCCTTTTTAACTGGCAAGATAATTTTGAAGTTTTTTTTAGAAATTTTTATTTCTAATTTTCTTCTCTAATCTTAGCAGTATTTCAAGGAACTTCGCTTCTTTTGCGGGGTGCAAATGTAACTTTCGTTTTCCAAACTCACAAGCTTTTTTTAATCTTTATTTTTAAAACTTTCGTTTCTATTTTTGATTGTTTGCTTGTCAGTATTTCAGTGAACGTCTTGTTTGTTGCGGGTGCAAAACTACCACCTTTTTATAGATAAACAATACTTTCCGCTTGTGTTTTTGCGTTTATTTTGAGTTTATTTCTTAATGTATTGAT
This region includes:
- a CDS encoding ISAon1 family transposase, giving the protein MDKNPVSASKFGSYYNTDGKKLQYLYKNHLSDFKLWSQKQHAKQWLLFGKNLGMYLSLDETSLSNGELYTVLTNKAAKGKKGAIVAIVKGTKAEVIIELLNRIPPSRRDMVKEVTVDMASNMNLIVKKCFPKSRIVTDRFHVQKLATQAVQEERIKLRWEIIEQENIQYERSKNTGKPYSPELLSNGDTKKQLLARSRYVLFKTPNKWTTSQALRAQLLFELYFCLTPTFTLDPRLRQYGIL